One Gemmatimonadaceae bacterium genomic region harbors:
- a CDS encoding SGNH/GDSL hydrolase family protein has protein sequence MRTNRRSFTRMVVGLAGILAVANGCHGQSPAAPGIATGGTRVLFIGNSLTYSNNLPGMYIALARLAGNDSVQAAVVAFPDFALEDHWAEGTARRSLSQHKWEYVVMQQGSSALAASQVNLRTWATQFAAPIRAAGAVPVMFMVWPTADVLGNFPSVLKSYRDAASAIDGIFAPAGDAWTAHGDLAALYSGDGLHPSIRGTYTAALVLLERTIGIRPSQLPATIPGTTVGEADVRALQQAAQVALDRNPARPGAVVPGDKTP, from the coding sequence ATGCGCACAAATCGCCGATCGTTCACCAGGATGGTAGTCGGACTGGCAGGAATATTGGCCGTGGCCAACGGATGTCACGGCCAGTCCCCCGCCGCGCCGGGCATCGCCACCGGCGGCACCCGCGTGCTGTTCATCGGCAATTCCCTCACCTATAGCAACAACCTGCCGGGCATGTACATCGCGCTGGCACGACTGGCGGGCAACGACAGTGTGCAGGCCGCCGTGGTGGCGTTTCCCGATTTCGCGCTGGAAGACCACTGGGCCGAAGGCACGGCCCGTCGTTCGCTGAGTCAACACAAGTGGGAGTACGTGGTCATGCAGCAAGGATCGTCGGCGCTGGCGGCGAGCCAGGTGAACCTGCGAACGTGGGCCACGCAGTTTGCCGCACCAATCCGGGCCGCCGGCGCGGTGCCGGTGATGTTCATGGTGTGGCCGACCGCAGACGTCCTGGGCAATTTTCCGTCGGTGCTCAAGTCGTATCGCGATGCCGCGTCGGCGATTGACGGAATCTTCGCGCCAGCGGGCGACGCCTGGACCGCGCACGGCGACCTGGCCGCACTGTACAGTGGCGACGGACTGCATCCGAGTATTCGCGGCACCTATACCGCCGCCCTGGTACTGCTCGAGCGCACGATCGGCATTCGACCAAGTCAGCTACCGGCCACCATTCCCGGCACCACTGTGGGGGAGGCCGACGTGCGGGCGTTGCAGCAGGCCGCGCAAGTAGCGCTCGATCGGAATCCCGCCCGACCAGGCGCGGTGGTGCCCGGCGACAAGACCCCGTGA
- a CDS encoding DUF1080 domain-containing protein, with protein sequence MRIIAPLRSLAACALLVGAVAGTAQAQATAPIIGRWDLTVQGTAGAYPSWVEVSLSGVRTLVGRFVGGGGSARPIARVEFANGTMRFAIPPQWDREETDLKFEAVLESDALTGTITNPNGEKQPFTGKRAPLLRRSAPVVWGAPVPLFNGKDLAGWKPSEGTNQWKAVDGVLQNARGGSNLITTATYNDFKLHVEFKYPKGGNSGIYLRGRYEVQVEDVGNLEPLPVHLGGIYGFLVPNENVARGPDVWQTFDITLIGRRVTVVLNGKTIIGDQTIPGITGGALDSDESAPGPIYLQGDHGPVAYRNMIITPAKSGAR encoded by the coding sequence ATGCGAATCATCGCTCCACTCCGTTCGCTCGCTGCGTGCGCGCTGCTCGTTGGCGCAGTGGCCGGAACCGCCCAGGCTCAGGCAACCGCACCAATCATCGGGCGATGGGATCTCACCGTCCAAGGGACGGCGGGCGCCTACCCGTCATGGGTTGAAGTCAGCCTGTCGGGGGTTCGAACGCTGGTGGGCCGTTTCGTGGGTGGGGGCGGCAGCGCCAGACCCATCGCCCGGGTGGAATTCGCCAACGGCACGATGCGATTCGCCATTCCCCCGCAGTGGGATCGCGAGGAAACGGACCTCAAGTTCGAAGCCGTATTGGAATCTGACGCGCTCACCGGAACCATCACCAACCCGAACGGCGAGAAGCAGCCGTTCACCGGCAAGCGCGCGCCACTGTTGCGTCGGTCAGCGCCAGTCGTGTGGGGTGCACCCGTCCCGCTGTTCAACGGCAAGGACCTCGCCGGTTGGAAGCCCAGTGAAGGCACCAACCAGTGGAAGGCCGTCGACGGCGTGTTGCAGAACGCGAGAGGCGGTTCGAATCTCATCACGACCGCCACGTACAACGACTTCAAGCTGCACGTCGAGTTCAAGTACCCGAAAGGCGGCAACAGCGGCATCTATTTGCGCGGTCGCTATGAAGTGCAGGTGGAAGATGTGGGCAATCTTGAGCCGCTTCCGGTGCACCTTGGCGGCATCTATGGATTCCTCGTTCCCAACGAGAACGTCGCCAGGGGCCCCGACGTGTGGCAGACCTTTGATATCACGCTGATTGGACGGCGCGTCACCGTGGTACTCAACGGCAAGACCATCATTGGCGACCAGACCATCCCCGGCATCACCGGCGGCGCACTGGATAGCGATGAGAGCGCTCCGGGTCCGATCTATCTGCAGGGCGACCATGGTCCCGTGGCGTATCGCAACATGATCATCACGCCGGCCAAGTCAGGGGCCCGGTAG
- a CDS encoding MoxR family ATPase, whose protein sequence is MDEVALSFDRAVALATRLDNEIGRVIIGQRQVRKEVLICLLAGGHCLLRGVPGLAKTLLIKTLADAVQLKFNRIQFTPDLMPSDILGTEVIEEDVATGKRHVRFIAGPVFANIILADEINRTPPRTQSALLEAMQEYQVTVGGVRYPLERPLFVLATENPIEQEGTHPLPEAQLDRFMFNVVIDYPDADDERRILSDTTTGADRTVSQVATGAELEAARRLVRDLPAAANVVDYALRLIRATRPDDASCPAEVRQWVRWGVGPRAGQALILGAKAAALLDGRTVPSLDDVTRVALPVLRHRLLVNFRAEADGVSADRVIGFLLAAVRP, encoded by the coding sequence ATGGACGAAGTCGCCCTGTCTTTTGATCGTGCGGTTGCCCTCGCCACCCGTCTCGACAACGAAATCGGTCGCGTCATCATCGGACAGCGACAAGTCCGCAAGGAAGTGCTCATCTGTCTGTTGGCGGGTGGACACTGTCTGCTGCGCGGCGTCCCCGGCCTGGCCAAGACACTGCTCATCAAGACCCTGGCCGATGCGGTGCAGCTCAAGTTCAACCGCATTCAGTTCACGCCTGATCTCATGCCGTCCGACATCCTCGGCACGGAAGTCATCGAAGAGGACGTGGCCACCGGCAAGCGACACGTGCGCTTCATCGCCGGTCCGGTGTTCGCCAATATCATTCTCGCCGACGAAATCAATCGCACGCCGCCGCGCACCCAGTCGGCGTTGCTCGAAGCCATGCAGGAGTATCAGGTGACCGTGGGCGGTGTGCGCTATCCGTTGGAGCGACCGTTGTTCGTGTTGGCCACGGAGAATCCCATCGAGCAGGAGGGCACGCATCCGCTGCCCGAAGCACAGCTCGATCGCTTCATGTTCAATGTCGTGATCGACTATCCCGATGCCGACGATGAACGCCGCATACTGTCCGACACCACCACCGGCGCCGATCGCACCGTGTCGCAGGTGGCCACAGGTGCCGAGCTCGAGGCGGCACGTCGCCTGGTGCGCGATCTCCCGGCCGCGGCCAATGTCGTGGACTACGCGCTGCGACTCATTCGCGCCACGCGCCCTGATGATGCAAGCTGTCCGGCCGAGGTGCGGCAGTGGGTGCGCTGGGGCGTGGGGCCGCGTGCGGGGCAGGCACTGATACTGGGCGCCAAGGCGGCCGCATTGCTCGATGGACGCACCGTCCCCTCGCTGGACGACGTGACCCGCGTCGCGTTGCCGGTGTTGCGTCACCGATTGCTCGTGAACTTTCGCGCTGAAGCCGACGGCGTGTCGGCCGACCGGGTGATCGGGTTCCTGCTCGCCGCAGTCCGTCCGTAG
- a CDS encoding DUF58 domain-containing protein, translating to MTVLSPAVVAAIDDLELAARVVVEGLRVGGHRSPFHGYGADFQQHRPYRAGDDLKYLDWKVYARSNRLYTRQFRETTNVSVMVVLDTSASMAFPESGLSKFRYASIMAAALAYLASEQGNAVGLMTMTEGALTYLPARSGRVHLRSLIAKIDGLSPVGAWQPATVIGRAAELLQRRGLLMVLSDFYDEESETQRELRHVVRHGHDVAMLQVVAPEERELRFTTQVELRDLESGARRLVEPATAAPAYRDAMTKFLERCRAFAQHEGIDYGLLDTSDAPERALRDYLVRRSARQSSPSLPSAQHATQR from the coding sequence ATGACGGTGCTCTCACCGGCCGTAGTCGCGGCCATTGACGATCTCGAACTCGCCGCGCGTGTCGTGGTGGAGGGGCTGCGCGTGGGTGGACATCGCAGTCCGTTTCACGGGTATGGTGCCGACTTTCAGCAGCACCGGCCCTATCGCGCCGGCGACGATCTCAAGTATCTCGACTGGAAGGTGTACGCGCGCAGCAACCGGCTGTACACGCGCCAGTTCCGCGAGACCACCAACGTGTCGGTGATGGTGGTGCTCGATACCAGCGCTTCAATGGCGTTTCCGGAATCGGGGCTCTCGAAGTTTCGGTATGCATCCATCATGGCGGCGGCGCTCGCCTATCTGGCGTCCGAACAAGGCAACGCGGTCGGTCTCATGACCATGACCGAGGGCGCACTGACGTACCTGCCGGCGCGCAGCGGTCGTGTTCACCTGCGCTCACTCATTGCGAAGATCGACGGATTGTCCCCGGTTGGGGCGTGGCAGCCGGCAACGGTGATCGGTCGCGCAGCGGAATTGTTGCAGCGCCGCGGACTCCTGATGGTTCTGTCGGATTTCTATGACGAGGAGTCGGAGACGCAGCGGGAATTGCGTCACGTCGTTCGGCACGGTCATGATGTGGCCATGTTGCAGGTGGTTGCGCCGGAGGAACGAGAGCTGCGGTTCACCACGCAAGTGGAACTGCGCGACCTGGAGTCAGGAGCCCGCCGACTCGTTGAACCGGCGACCGCGGCACCCGCCTATCGGGACGCGATGACAAAGTTTCTTGAACGCTGCCGCGCGTTCGCGCAACATGAAGGCATCGACTACGGCCTGCTGGACACCAGCGACGCGCCCGAACGCGCGTTGCGCGACTATCTGGTGCGGCGTTCGGCGCGACAATCGTCGCCAAGCCTGCCCAGTGCGCAGCATGCGACGCAGCGCTGA
- a CDS encoding BatA domain-containing protein yields the protein MRWQNPWAWIGLLSVALPILVHLFSRRPARVEAFPSLRFLDVSRLLPTRRTRLTDHLLLLVRMAVVAVAVAALAQPLWRSGTSLASTSLARAMVIDTASWRGDRVVRSTLEQQLAGLEDDRATTVRIESAAPREALAGAVAWLEMQRGRAELIIVSDFPSGALDSLDLLSIPSDITVRLVRAPVPDTLARAAAASDAVVPLVRWAHTLTPARANIVRNAVRALGGTALTDASSADVAARVIVIASPGADSGHAWSASARPLSAPWMGDVVYALHRDTTLVSAAADLAVPDSALRGPEVVVVRAANQAPVVTAASIDGANGNARLLLTSRAPAEALVTAALLLSASRTSAVIAGGDTRDAAPTDERLRQWERLPAAAARVSSAVPSGSADSGPSDARFLWLGVLLLLGIETWIRRRAPLIPVPSTTAAVTDA from the coding sequence GTGCGCTGGCAGAATCCGTGGGCCTGGATCGGATTGCTGTCCGTGGCCTTGCCGATCCTCGTGCATCTGTTCAGTCGCCGCCCGGCGCGTGTCGAGGCATTCCCGTCCCTGCGTTTCCTTGACGTCTCGCGACTGTTGCCCACGCGGCGCACTCGCCTCACCGACCATCTGTTGCTGCTCGTGCGCATGGCGGTGGTGGCCGTGGCCGTCGCCGCGCTGGCGCAGCCGCTTTGGCGTTCCGGCACTTCCCTGGCGTCGACGTCCTTGGCACGCGCGATGGTCATCGATACGGCGTCATGGCGCGGCGATCGCGTCGTGCGCTCGACGCTCGAGCAACAGCTTGCTGGTCTGGAAGACGACCGCGCGACCACGGTGCGCATCGAATCGGCAGCACCGCGCGAGGCCCTCGCGGGGGCGGTGGCGTGGCTGGAGATGCAGCGCGGGCGCGCGGAGCTGATCATCGTCTCCGATTTTCCTTCCGGCGCGCTCGACTCGCTCGATCTCCTTTCAATTCCGTCGGACATCACAGTGCGATTGGTGCGCGCGCCCGTGCCGGACACCCTCGCGCGTGCGGCAGCGGCGTCCGATGCGGTCGTTCCCCTCGTTCGGTGGGCGCACACCCTCACTCCGGCCCGCGCCAACATCGTGCGCAACGCGGTACGCGCGCTCGGCGGCACGGCGCTGACAGACGCATCGTCAGCCGACGTGGCCGCGCGGGTGATTGTCATTGCGTCCCCAGGGGCGGACAGTGGGCACGCATGGTCGGCATCCGCTCGACCGCTCTCGGCACCGTGGATGGGAGATGTCGTGTACGCGCTGCATCGGGACACGACGCTGGTCAGCGCGGCGGCCGACCTTGCCGTACCGGATAGCGCGTTGCGGGGCCCGGAGGTGGTCGTGGTGCGGGCCGCCAATCAGGCGCCCGTCGTGACGGCCGCGTCCATTGACGGCGCGAATGGCAACGCACGCCTGTTGCTCACCTCGCGCGCGCCGGCCGAAGCACTGGTGACTGCCGCGCTGTTGTTGTCGGCATCGAGGACATCGGCCGTCATTGCGGGGGGAGATACCCGCGATGCAGCGCCAACGGATGAACGCCTCCGGCAGTGGGAGCGTCTTCCGGCGGCCGCCGCTCGCGTCTCCTCCGCGGTGCCTTCTGGCAGTGCTGACAGCGGACCTTCCGATGCGCGGTTTCTGTGGCTCGGCGTCCTCCTGCTGTTGGGCATCGAGACATGGATACGTCGACGCGCGCCGCTGATACCAGTCCCGTCGACCACCGCGGCAGTTACTGATGCCTGA